A genomic region of Luteibacter aegosomatissinici contains the following coding sequences:
- the msbA gene encoding lipid A export permease/ATP-binding protein MsbA: MSAQPKKVSVWDARTWATYKRLLTYTKRFRTAGYVAIIGMIIDPICLSVFTGSLKPMIDNLFVDKNPETIFWMPIWIIGIFLVRGVASYITDYGIAYVGRNVVQAMRIDVFAAYLRLPSAFFAREPSGQQISRVTYTSEQVAAASADSLKVAITEGFTVIGMLCVMLYYSPYLTMALLVLVPCVVALVTVISRRYRKISKRIQGNMGTVTSAVEEAVAANREVRIYGGQQREAERFGEVAERQRRLNLKVSATSAASSATIQTVGAMALAMLVFLATRPDILNTISPGIFTAVLTAMGAMMPSLKRLAGIQASLQKGVTAAEDLFEIMDQPAEVDTGTEVLGRTRGDIRFEDIHLVYERNEHVALRGVTLACAPGTVTALVGRSGSGKSSLVSLLPRFYEPTKGRILIDGRDYTHYTLPSLRKQIAWVGQHVVLFDDTVAANIAYGEMADATEAEITAAARAANAMEFIERLPEGLNTRIGQGGNSLSGGQRQRIAIARAILKNAPILVLDEATSALDTESERLIQDALTRLMRDRTTLVIAHRLSTIEHADQIAVMEQGRVVELGTHRELLDMGGQYAALHRMQFHEQATAG; encoded by the coding sequence GTGAGCGCCCAGCCGAAGAAGGTATCGGTCTGGGATGCCCGGACCTGGGCCACCTATAAGCGCCTGCTGACCTACACGAAGCGTTTCCGCACCGCCGGCTACGTCGCGATCATCGGCATGATCATCGATCCGATCTGCCTGTCGGTTTTCACCGGCTCGTTGAAGCCGATGATCGATAACCTGTTCGTCGACAAGAATCCCGAAACGATCTTCTGGATGCCGATCTGGATCATCGGCATCTTCCTCGTCCGCGGTGTCGCTTCGTACATCACCGACTACGGCATCGCCTACGTGGGGCGCAATGTCGTGCAAGCCATGCGCATCGACGTGTTCGCGGCGTACCTGCGGCTGCCGTCGGCGTTCTTCGCCCGGGAACCCTCGGGCCAGCAGATATCGCGCGTGACCTATACGAGCGAGCAGGTGGCCGCCGCCTCGGCCGATTCGCTGAAAGTCGCGATCACCGAAGGCTTCACCGTCATCGGCATGCTCTGCGTCATGCTGTATTACAGCCCTTACCTCACCATGGCATTGCTGGTGCTGGTGCCGTGCGTGGTCGCCCTGGTGACGGTCATCAGCCGCCGCTATCGCAAGATCAGCAAGCGCATCCAGGGCAACATGGGCACGGTGACCAGCGCGGTGGAAGAAGCCGTGGCCGCGAACCGCGAAGTGCGCATCTATGGTGGGCAGCAGCGCGAAGCCGAGCGTTTTGGTGAGGTCGCCGAACGCCAGCGCCGTCTCAACCTCAAGGTCTCGGCCACCAGCGCCGCCTCCAGCGCAACGATCCAGACCGTGGGCGCCATGGCCCTGGCCATGCTGGTGTTCCTGGCGACGCGGCCGGACATCCTCAATACGATCTCCCCAGGTATCTTCACGGCCGTGCTCACCGCCATGGGCGCGATGATGCCGTCGCTGAAACGGCTGGCAGGTATCCAGGCCAGCTTGCAGAAGGGCGTGACGGCGGCCGAGGATCTGTTCGAGATCATGGATCAGCCGGCGGAAGTCGATACCGGTACCGAAGTGCTTGGACGAACCAGGGGCGACATCCGCTTCGAGGACATCCACCTTGTATACGAGCGCAACGAGCATGTCGCACTGCGCGGCGTGACACTGGCCTGCGCGCCGGGCACCGTCACGGCGCTGGTGGGGCGCTCCGGCAGTGGTAAATCCAGCCTGGTGAGCCTGCTGCCGCGCTTCTACGAGCCGACGAAGGGCCGCATCCTGATCGATGGCCGCGACTACACGCATTACACGCTGCCGTCGCTGCGCAAGCAGATAGCGTGGGTGGGGCAGCACGTGGTGCTGTTCGACGATACGGTGGCCGCCAACATCGCTTACGGCGAAATGGCCGATGCGACCGAAGCCGAGATCACCGCGGCGGCCAGGGCCGCCAATGCCATGGAGTTCATCGAGCGCCTGCCCGAGGGCTTGAACACCCGCATCGGCCAGGGCGGCAACTCGCTTTCCGGTGGCCAGCGCCAGCGCATCGCCATCGCCCGCGCCATTCTGAAGAACGCGCCCATCCTGGTGCTGGATGAGGCCACCAGTGCGCTGGATACCGAATCGGAGCGTCTGATCCAGGATGCGCTCACACGCCTCATGCGTGACCGCACCACGCTGGTCATCGCGCACCGCCTGTCCACGATCGAGCACGCCGACCAGATCGCCGTGATGGAACAGGGCAGGGTCGTGGAGCTGGGAACCCATCGTGAACTGCTCGACATGGGCGGCCAGTACGCCGCCCTGCATCGCATGCAGTTCCACGAGCAGGCCACGGCGGGCTGA
- the ligA gene encoding NAD-dependent DNA ligase LigA — MPQAIAPIDAAKRAADLRRRIEDANYKYHVLDDPDIADAEYDKLMRELEALESQYADLATDDSPTRRVGARAHGGFAEVTHAVPMLSLGNAFETEGDSDREKYREVADFERRIEQTLGRTKPVFSVEPKLDGLAISLRYESGVFVQGATRGDGAVGEDVTANLRTVKAIPLRLRGEGWPRVLEVRGEVIMPRAGFEAFNERARAAGEKPLANPRNGAAGSLRQLDPGITAKRPLAFFAYAVGRVEDGELPATHSATLQKLREWGFPVSPEVSTAAGFEGLIAYFRKIGAKRDGLPYDIDGVVYKLDDYEGQQEMGFVSRAPRWAIAHKYPAQEQMTTVEGIEIQIGRTGAATPVARLTPVQVGGVTVTNATLHNADQIARLDVRVGDTVIVRRAGDVIPEVARVVDDRRPEGTVPWHMPAVCPVCNSELIREEGAAAYRCSGGLICAAQRKEALIHFASRRAMDIDGLGDRFVDALVEFDMVKTPADLYSLTVESFVDMKRRADERDGTTPETVKQGKVATKWAENLVESIEASKRSTLPRFLFGLGIMHIGESTAKTLALWLGSLAVVRRTPAPVLRVLPDIGDEVATSIATFFEQEGNEKVVDALLAAGITFADEGAPSPKLRDRLGLDVLLDSAKIPKLGPKSTALLGKQYASLEALVKASEHQWIVAGVPQAAASNLTAYLADPKQAAELARNDWAMRALLDALPATSVAALPLEGHTYVITGTMETLKRDDATERLESLGAKVAGSVSKKTTAVFAGEAAGSKLDKANELGIPVHTEADLIALLSEHGVAP; from the coding sequence ATGCCACAAGCCATCGCCCCCATCGACGCCGCCAAGCGCGCCGCCGACCTCCGCCGCCGCATCGAGGACGCGAACTACAAGTACCACGTGCTGGATGACCCGGATATCGCCGATGCCGAGTACGACAAGCTCATGCGTGAGCTGGAAGCACTGGAATCGCAATACGCCGACCTCGCTACCGATGACTCACCCACCCGCCGCGTGGGCGCGCGTGCCCACGGTGGCTTCGCCGAGGTAACGCATGCCGTGCCCATGCTCTCGCTGGGCAACGCGTTCGAAACCGAGGGCGATTCGGATCGCGAAAAGTACCGTGAGGTCGCCGATTTCGAACGCCGGATCGAGCAGACCCTCGGCCGCACCAAGCCCGTGTTCTCGGTGGAGCCCAAGCTGGATGGCCTGGCCATCAGCCTGCGCTACGAGAGCGGCGTGTTCGTGCAGGGTGCGACCCGTGGCGATGGCGCCGTGGGCGAGGATGTGACCGCCAACCTGCGCACGGTGAAAGCCATTCCATTGCGCCTGCGCGGCGAAGGCTGGCCGCGCGTCCTTGAGGTGCGCGGTGAGGTCATCATGCCCCGCGCCGGCTTCGAGGCCTTCAACGAGCGTGCGCGTGCGGCGGGCGAAAAGCCGCTGGCCAATCCTCGTAATGGTGCGGCGGGTTCCTTGCGCCAGCTCGATCCAGGCATCACGGCGAAGCGTCCCCTGGCCTTTTTCGCCTACGCGGTGGGCCGCGTGGAAGACGGGGAGCTGCCGGCGACGCACTCGGCCACGCTCCAGAAGCTGCGCGAATGGGGCTTTCCGGTATCGCCGGAAGTGTCGACGGCGGCAGGGTTCGAAGGCCTCATCGCGTACTTCCGCAAGATCGGCGCGAAGCGCGATGGCCTGCCGTACGACATCGATGGCGTGGTCTACAAGCTGGATGATTACGAAGGCCAGCAGGAGATGGGCTTCGTCTCCCGCGCGCCACGCTGGGCCATCGCGCACAAGTATCCGGCGCAGGAACAGATGACCACGGTGGAGGGGATCGAGATCCAGATCGGCCGCACGGGCGCCGCCACGCCCGTTGCCCGGCTCACCCCCGTGCAGGTCGGCGGTGTGACCGTCACCAATGCCACGCTACACAACGCGGATCAGATTGCGCGCCTCGATGTGCGTGTGGGCGATACCGTGATCGTGCGCCGCGCCGGCGATGTGATCCCCGAAGTAGCCCGCGTGGTGGACGATCGCCGCCCCGAAGGCACCGTGCCGTGGCATATGCCGGCCGTTTGCCCGGTGTGCAACTCGGAACTGATCCGCGAGGAAGGGGCGGCGGCCTATCGCTGCTCGGGCGGCCTTATCTGCGCCGCGCAACGGAAAGAGGCATTGATCCACTTCGCCTCGCGGCGCGCCATGGATATCGATGGGCTGGGCGATCGCTTCGTCGATGCGCTGGTCGAGTTCGACATGGTGAAGACACCTGCCGACCTCTACAGCCTCACCGTGGAAAGCTTTGTTGATATGAAGCGCCGCGCTGATGAGCGCGACGGCACCACGCCGGAGACCGTGAAGCAGGGCAAGGTCGCGACGAAGTGGGCCGAAAACCTGGTCGAGTCCATCGAGGCTAGCAAGCGCTCCACGCTACCGCGGTTCCTGTTCGGCCTGGGCATCATGCATATCGGCGAGAGCACGGCGAAAACGCTGGCCTTGTGGCTGGGTTCGCTCGCGGTCGTGCGGCGCACGCCTGCGCCGGTGCTGCGCGTGCTTCCGGATATTGGTGATGAGGTGGCGACATCCATCGCCACTTTCTTCGAGCAGGAGGGGAACGAGAAGGTCGTCGATGCGCTGCTGGCCGCGGGAATCACATTTGCCGACGAGGGCGCGCCATCACCGAAACTCCGCGATCGCCTTGGCCTGGACGTGCTGCTGGATTCGGCGAAGATCCCGAAGCTGGGGCCCAAGAGCACGGCCTTGCTCGGTAAGCAGTACGCTTCGCTGGAAGCGCTGGTGAAGGCCAGCGAGCACCAGTGGATCGTGGCCGGCGTGCCGCAGGCCGCCGCATCGAACCTTACCGCGTACCTCGCCGATCCGAAGCAGGCCGCTGAGCTGGCCCGTAACGACTGGGCCATGCGTGCGCTGCTTGATGCGCTGCCGGCGACATCGGTCGCGGCGCTGCCATTGGAAGGCCACACGTACGTGATCACCGGCACCATGGAAACACTCAAGCGCGATGACGCAACGGAGCGCCTGGAATCACTGGGAGCCAAGGTCGCCGGTTCCGTATCGAAGAAGACCACCGCTGTGTTCGCGGGCGAGGCTGCCGGCTCAAAGCTGGACAAGGCCAACGAGCTGGGTATCCCTGTCCATACCGAGGCCGATCTGATCGCACTGCTCAGTGAACACGGCGTGGCGCCATGA
- a CDS encoding cryptochrome/photolyase family protein → MTTAIVWFRRDLRLADNPALVAAVEGHDRVIPLYVHAPDEEGEWAPGAASRWWLHHSLEALDKGLRRHRGALQVVIARKRAPAGGGGTLGALREVIKATGATAVYFNLLYDPAIRKRDAQVRKALEADGIDVASYNANLWCDPWEIATKEDEPYRVFTPFWRNLRTRIDEHGALDEPSPLRLEALKASAALNDLALLPTLDWAKGFDEWTPGEEGAQEMLSLFADDAVGHYTTGRDLPARHGTSRLSPHLHFGEISPRQVADRLRAHFARRKNAPDLEPYLRQLGWREFGHHLLWHFPDTPKKNFNKKFDAFRWEKRDAHALRRWKQGKTGIPIVDAGMRELWATGWMHNRVRMLVASLLTKNLRQHWLLGEKWFWDTLVDADLANNAMGWQWVAGSGADAAPYFRIFNPVTQSEKFDPDGAYIRRWVPELRDAPGRLVHAPWEDERYLKASGYPPPIVDLKASREDALLAYQKSKSA, encoded by the coding sequence ATGACTACCGCTATCGTCTGGTTCCGCCGCGACCTGCGTCTTGCAGATAATCCCGCCCTGGTGGCCGCCGTTGAGGGCCATGACAGGGTTATTCCGCTCTACGTCCATGCCCCGGATGAGGAGGGCGAGTGGGCGCCGGGTGCCGCCAGCCGGTGGTGGTTGCACCATTCGCTGGAGGCGCTGGACAAGGGGCTGCGGCGGCATAGGGGGGCGCTGCAGGTCGTTATCGCGCGCAAGCGCGCTCCTGCGGGGGGCGGGGGCACGCTCGGCGCATTGCGTGAGGTCATCAAGGCGACGGGTGCGACGGCCGTCTACTTCAACCTTCTGTATGACCCGGCTATTCGCAAGCGCGATGCGCAGGTGCGCAAGGCGCTGGAGGCCGATGGGATCGACGTGGCCTCGTATAACGCGAACCTGTGGTGCGACCCATGGGAGATCGCTACGAAGGAGGATGAGCCGTACCGGGTGTTTACCCCGTTCTGGCGCAACCTGCGCACGCGGATCGATGAACATGGGGCGCTCGATGAACCCTCGCCGTTGCGTCTGGAGGCATTGAAGGCGTCGGCCGCGCTGAATGACCTGGCACTGTTGCCAACGCTCGACTGGGCTAAAGGCTTCGATGAGTGGACCCCGGGTGAGGAGGGTGCGCAGGAGATGCTAAGCCTGTTCGCCGATGACGCCGTGGGCCATTACACTACTGGCCGCGACCTGCCCGCCCGTCATGGCACTTCGCGCCTGTCGCCACACCTGCATTTCGGCGAGATTTCACCCAGGCAGGTCGCTGACCGCTTGCGGGCCCACTTTGCGCGCCGCAAGAATGCGCCAGACCTGGAGCCTTACCTGCGTCAGCTCGGCTGGCGCGAATTTGGCCACCACCTGCTGTGGCACTTTCCGGATACGCCCAAAAAGAACTTCAACAAGAAGTTCGATGCGTTCCGCTGGGAAAAACGCGACGCACACGCGCTGCGCCGCTGGAAGCAGGGCAAGACCGGCATTCCCATCGTGGATGCCGGTATGCGCGAACTGTGGGCCACGGGCTGGATGCACAACCGCGTACGTATGCTGGTGGCCAGCCTGCTCACGAAAAACCTGCGCCAGCACTGGCTGTTGGGCGAGAAGTGGTTCTGGGACACCCTGGTCGATGCCGACCTGGCCAACAACGCCATGGGCTGGCAGTGGGTGGCCGGTAGTGGCGCCGATGCCGCGCCGTATTTCCGCATCTTCAACCCGGTGACCCAGTCGGAGAAGTTCGATCCCGACGGCGCCTACATTCGCCGCTGGGTGCCGGAACTGCGCGATGCCCCGGGACGCCTCGTTCATGCCCCTTGGGAAGACGAGCGCTACCTCAAGGCATCGGGCTACCCGCCGCCGATCGTCGACCTCAAGGCCAGCCGCGAAGACGCCCTGCTGGCCTACCAAAAATCGAAATCCGCGTAG
- a CDS encoding glycine zipper 2TM domain-containing protein, with translation MNIKTILGIPMAALLAAAVATPAAAVTLTRPDGIYVRCDQCGVIQRIDTNITQGRDHGTAGAVIGAIAGGVLGNQVGKGKGKTLATVGGAVGGGFAGNAIGKGGGGENYTLNIKMGNGRYANVTVKDASGLREGDTVVVDDQGNVQRVQ, from the coding sequence ATGAACATCAAGACCATCCTCGGCATCCCCATGGCCGCCCTGCTTGCCGCTGCGGTCGCTACGCCGGCAGCGGCGGTGACCCTGACACGCCCCGATGGCATCTACGTGCGCTGCGACCAGTGCGGCGTCATCCAGCGTATCGATACCAACATTACCCAGGGCCGCGACCACGGCACCGCGGGCGCCGTGATCGGCGCGATCGCGGGTGGCGTGCTTGGCAACCAGGTCGGCAAGGGCAAGGGCAAGACCCTCGCCACGGTCGGCGGCGCGGTCGGCGGCGGTTTCGCCGGCAATGCCATCGGCAAGGGCGGTGGCGGCGAGAACTACACGCTGAACATCAAGATGGGCAATGGCCGCTACGCCAACGTCACCGTCAAGGATGCCTCGGGCCTCCGCGAGGGCGATACCGTGGTCGTCGACGACCAGGGCAACGTACAGCGCGTGCAGTAA
- a CDS encoding MFS transporter, with product MPADDVIDSPKTPDVHALPTDTPALAPAAPSSKARYRGLIWLVAAGFFMQALDSTIVNTAVPSIANALDVTPLSMRTALTSYVLTLAIFIPMSPWLCDRFGTRKVYGGAILVFALGSLLCGIAQSLPQLVAARIVQGLGGAALMPVGRYVLVRSIDRREFVSSMSTVATFGLLGSVFGPLLGGAIVEFTHWRLIFLINVPVGLVGLWLNRREMPDFRLDRANPFDTLGFLLFAGTSALCLLVAETLGGHGDAVWIVACAAGAAVLGALYIRHSRRVAFPVSDLSLLKVRSVWVSLAGNLFTRLGVSGMYLLLVLFLQIGCGWSPLVAGLMMVPQALGSITVKPFIHRLITHFGYRRLLLGNTILVSLVLCSFALLDTDTPTWIIASFVYVYGAVMSVQYTSMNTLAYVDVDVKQASMASSMASTAQYLSMSFGIALATLLMAGFLGSSDKHPYVWAFRWSVIVLGLITLAASWVFSRLRDTRAPSTATDAKLATADE from the coding sequence ATGCCTGCCGACGACGTCATCGATTCCCCCAAAACCCCCGACGTCCACGCCCTGCCTACCGACACCCCCGCCCTGGCACCGGCGGCGCCCTCCAGCAAAGCCCGTTACCGCGGCCTGATCTGGCTCGTGGCGGCCGGCTTCTTCATGCAAGCCCTGGATTCCACCATCGTGAACACGGCGGTGCCTTCCATCGCCAACGCGCTGGATGTCACGCCGCTCAGCATGCGCACGGCCCTGACCAGCTATGTGCTGACGCTGGCCATCTTCATCCCGATGAGCCCGTGGCTATGCGATCGCTTTGGGACGCGCAAGGTGTATGGCGGCGCCATCCTGGTCTTCGCGCTGGGCTCGCTGTTGTGCGGTATCGCGCAGTCGTTACCGCAACTGGTGGCCGCGCGCATCGTGCAAGGCCTGGGCGGTGCGGCCCTGATGCCGGTGGGACGCTACGTCCTGGTGCGCAGCATCGACCGTCGTGAATTCGTGAGCTCCATGAGCACCGTCGCCACGTTTGGCCTGCTTGGCTCCGTGTTCGGGCCGTTGCTTGGCGGGGCCATCGTCGAGTTCACCCATTGGCGGCTCATTTTCCTGATCAACGTGCCGGTGGGCCTGGTCGGGCTGTGGCTGAACCGCCGCGAGATGCCGGATTTCCGCCTGGATCGCGCCAACCCCTTCGACACCCTGGGCTTCCTGTTGTTCGCGGGCACCTCAGCGCTGTGCCTGCTGGTGGCCGAGACCCTGGGCGGCCATGGCGACGCCGTGTGGATCGTGGCCTGCGCCGCCGGTGCCGCGGTATTGGGTGCGCTGTACATCCGGCATAGCCGCCGCGTGGCGTTCCCGGTAAGCGACCTGTCGTTGCTGAAGGTACGCAGCGTGTGGGTGTCGCTGGCGGGCAACCTGTTCACCCGCCTGGGCGTGTCAGGCATGTACCTCCTGCTGGTGCTGTTCCTGCAGATCGGCTGCGGGTGGTCACCGCTGGTGGCCGGCCTGATGATGGTGCCGCAGGCGCTCGGCTCGATCACGGTGAAGCCTTTCATCCACCGGCTGATCACTCATTTTGGCTACCGCCGGCTGCTGCTGGGCAACACCATTCTGGTCAGCCTCGTGCTGTGTTCGTTCGCGCTGCTCGATACCGATACACCCACGTGGATCATTGCCTCGTTCGTGTACGTGTACGGCGCGGTCATGTCGGTGCAGTACACCTCGATGAACACGCTGGCTTATGTGGATGTCGACGTGAAGCAGGCCTCGATGGCCTCGTCCATGGCATCGACCGCGCAATACCTGTCCATGAGCTTCGGCATCGCGCTGGCGACGCTGCTGATGGCCGGTTTCCTGGGTTCATCGGACAAGCACCCGTACGTGTGGGCGTTCCGCTGGTCGGTGATTGTGCTGGGCTTGATCACCCTCGCCGCCAGCTGGGTATTCAGCCGCCTGCGCGATACGCGGGCACCGAGTACGGCGACCGACGCCAAGCTCGCCACGGCGGACGAATAA
- a CDS encoding cation:proton antiporter — MHDSAGILLTLFIIFVAAQVGGEIAQRLKLPAVVGEIAAGCAIGPSALGWVALPDIAVGTPLDVLAEIGVILLLFSVGLETRLDDLKKVGASAFLVGVLGVFIPFALGALWAHGSGFDWIRSMFVAAAFVATSAGITARVLQELGVLQRQEARIILGAAVIDDILAMLLLGVVSSLQGGGNVDVGSLVGTLLGAVGFVAIIGWGGTRVMRRGSGWLEKPSNPMSALAIVLALCLGLAYLSMRFHLAAIIGAFLAGMIASETRQRHQLEEQTAPLLAFLTPFFFVVTGAKVNLAALGNASALLALLVVTLIAIVSKLAGGFLGALKLGKRGATIVGFGMVPRGEVGVVIASLGLAAGVFDETIYAVIVAMSLLTAMVTPPILALLLKKPA, encoded by the coding sequence ATGCACGATTCGGCAGGCATCCTGCTTACCCTCTTCATCATCTTCGTCGCCGCCCAGGTGGGTGGCGAAATCGCGCAGCGCCTTAAATTACCAGCTGTCGTGGGCGAAATCGCCGCTGGTTGCGCCATCGGGCCAAGCGCCCTGGGCTGGGTTGCCCTGCCCGATATCGCCGTGGGCACACCGTTGGATGTCCTCGCCGAAATCGGCGTAATCCTGCTCCTTTTCTCAGTGGGCCTGGAAACACGGCTCGATGACCTGAAGAAGGTGGGTGCCAGCGCGTTCCTGGTCGGCGTGCTCGGCGTGTTCATCCCGTTCGCGCTCGGCGCGCTGTGGGCGCATGGCTCGGGCTTCGACTGGATCCGCTCCATGTTCGTGGCCGCGGCGTTCGTCGCCACCTCGGCAGGCATTACCGCACGCGTACTGCAGGAACTCGGCGTCCTGCAACGACAAGAGGCACGGATCATCCTGGGCGCCGCCGTCATCGATGACATCCTCGCCATGCTGCTGCTCGGCGTCGTGTCGTCGCTACAGGGGGGTGGCAACGTAGATGTCGGCAGCCTGGTCGGCACGCTGCTGGGCGCCGTCGGCTTCGTCGCCATCATCGGCTGGGGCGGCACGCGGGTGATGCGGCGTGGTTCGGGGTGGCTGGAGAAGCCTTCGAACCCCATGTCCGCCCTGGCGATCGTGCTGGCCCTGTGCCTGGGCCTGGCCTACCTCTCCATGCGCTTCCACCTCGCCGCCATCATCGGCGCTTTCCTCGCCGGCATGATCGCCTCGGAGACGCGCCAGCGGCACCAGCTCGAAGAGCAGACCGCGCCCCTGCTCGCCTTCCTGACGCCCTTCTTCTTTGTGGTGACCGGCGCCAAGGTAAACCTGGCGGCGCTGGGCAATGCCAGCGCGCTGCTTGCCCTGCTGGTGGTGACGCTGATCGCCATCGTGTCCAAGCTGGCCGGCGGCTTCCTTGGCGCATTGAAGCTGGGCAAGCGCGGCGCCACGATCGTCGGCTTCGGCATGGTGCCGCGCGGCGAGGTGGGCGTGGTCATCGCCAGCCTCGGCCTGGCCGCTGGCGTGTTCGATGAAACGATCTACGCGGTCATCGTCGCGATGTCCCTGCTGACGGCGATGGTCACACCCCCCATCCTCGCCCTGCTCCTCAAGAAACCCGCATAA
- the lpxK gene encoding tetraacyldisaccharide 4'-kinase, which translates to MGRPPWWARPLEALYASTVRRRAEAFRADPSKVVRLPVPVVVVGNITVGGTGKTPLIIALASAMADRGFRPGVVSRGYGGTERGPYLLKETDPPAMVGDEPSLIRQYEIPVAIGRERPEAAQLLIDAGCDLVLADDGLQHHRMGRDVEICVIDGERRLGNGHLLPAGPLREPASRLATVDFIVVNGGTPHANEVPMRLEGGVAVNLDDPTLSAPLSDFAGRPAHAVAGIGNPSRFFASLAAHGIAVDGHPFADHHAFTSGDFTFADGCPVLMTDKDAVKCLPFARSNWWRVPVRAVMPESFWDAVAAKVRSAR; encoded by the coding sequence GTGGGTCGCCCACCGTGGTGGGCGCGACCGCTCGAGGCGCTGTATGCCAGCACGGTGCGCCGCCGGGCCGAGGCGTTCCGTGCCGACCCGTCGAAGGTCGTGCGGTTGCCGGTGCCCGTGGTTGTGGTCGGCAACATCACGGTGGGTGGCACCGGCAAGACGCCACTCATTATCGCCCTGGCCAGCGCCATGGCTGATCGCGGGTTCCGGCCGGGGGTGGTCAGCCGTGGCTATGGCGGCACCGAGCGCGGCCCGTACCTGTTGAAGGAAACCGATCCGCCGGCGATGGTGGGTGACGAGCCGTCGCTGATCCGCCAGTACGAGATTCCCGTCGCTATCGGCCGCGAGCGGCCCGAAGCGGCGCAGCTGCTGATCGATGCGGGTTGCGACCTCGTACTGGCCGACGATGGACTGCAGCACCATCGGATGGGGCGCGACGTCGAAATTTGCGTCATTGACGGTGAACGCCGCCTCGGTAACGGGCACCTGCTTCCCGCCGGACCGCTGCGCGAGCCAGCGTCGCGCCTGGCAACTGTCGACTTCATCGTGGTGAACGGCGGCACGCCGCACGCGAACGAAGTACCCATGCGGCTGGAAGGCGGTGTGGCGGTCAATCTGGATGATCCGACACTATCGGCGCCCCTGTCTGATTTTGCAGGGCGCCCGGCACATGCGGTGGCAGGCATCGGCAACCCGTCGCGGTTCTTCGCGAGCCTTGCCGCGCATGGTATTGCGGTGGATGGCCACCCGTTCGCGGATCATCACGCATTCACCAGCGGCGACTTCACGTTCGCTGATGGGTGCCCGGTGTTGATGACGGACAAGGACGCGGTGAAATGCCTTCCGTTTGCGCGGTCGAACTGGTGGCGCGTACCGGTACGGGCGGTGATGCCCGAGTCGTTCTGGGATGCGGTGGCGGCGAAGGTCCGTAGCGCTCGTTAG
- a CDS encoding MotA/TolQ/ExbB proton channel family protein, whose product MLEILLAGGWALLPILICSLVALAIVLERFWALRRAAVLPPGLGAEVRDWARSSQLDAAHLAALEKGSPLGELFAGALAVRDRPRDIIKERIEDTGRHVVHRMERYLNTLGTVALIGPLLGLLGTVIGLIRMFMNVMAGGIGDPTKMAGGIGEALICTAFGLIVSIPAYVLHRYFRSKVSGYVVQMEKEATALLDDLSARAPAPRRRATDAQAPAQVG is encoded by the coding sequence GTGCTCGAGATTCTTCTTGCCGGCGGCTGGGCGCTCCTGCCCATCCTCATCTGCTCCCTTGTCGCGCTCGCGATCGTGCTGGAACGCTTCTGGGCCTTGCGCCGCGCGGCGGTCCTGCCGCCGGGCCTGGGTGCGGAAGTCCGTGATTGGGCTCGCTCCTCGCAGCTCGACGCCGCCCACCTGGCCGCCCTGGAAAAGGGCTCGCCGCTGGGTGAGCTGTTCGCGGGTGCCTTGGCCGTGCGTGACCGCCCGCGCGACATCATCAAGGAGCGCATCGAGGATACCGGTCGCCATGTCGTGCACCGCATGGAGCGTTACCTCAACACGCTGGGTACCGTCGCGCTCATCGGCCCGCTGCTTGGCCTGCTTGGCACGGTCATTGGCCTCATCCGTATGTTCATGAACGTCATGGCCGGCGGCATCGGCGATCCGACGAAGATGGCCGGTGGCATTGGCGAAGCCCTTATCTGCACGGCCTTTGGTCTTATCGTTTCCATTCCTGCCTATGTGCTGCACCGTTATTTCCGTTCGAAGGTGAGCGGCTATGTAGTGCAGATGGAAAAGGAAGCCACCGCACTGCTCGACGATCTGTCGGCCCGCGCGCCCGCGCCGCGCCGTCGTGCCACCGATGCACAAGCCCCGGCGCAGGTCGGCTGA
- a CDS encoding ExbD/TolR family protein — protein MRIGARREDDFEINVISLIDVLLTLLMFFVLSTTFVEHSRLKVNLPKADAEARESTDNALTVVVDRDGHYSVGSDEVMGEGIELLKSAIERVGGDNHDRLVVIRADALTPHQNVVRAMDALGQVGFTRLSIATTPTEAAGAK, from the coding sequence ATGCGTATTGGTGCCCGTCGCGAGGACGATTTCGAGATCAACGTGATCTCGCTGATCGATGTCCTGCTTACCCTGCTCATGTTCTTTGTGCTCAGCACCACCTTCGTGGAGCACTCCCGGCTCAAGGTGAACCTGCCCAAGGCCGATGCCGAGGCGCGCGAATCCACGGACAACGCGCTCACCGTGGTGGTGGATCGCGATGGCCATTACTCCGTCGGCAGTGATGAGGTGATGGGTGAGGGCATCGAGCTGCTCAAGAGCGCGATCGAGCGCGTGGGTGGTGACAACCACGATCGCCTCGTGGTGATTCGCGCCGATGCGCTTACGCCGCACCAGAACGTCGTGCGCGCCATGGATGCGCTGGGCCAGGTGGGCTTCACCCGCTTGTCCATCGCCACGACGCCGACCGAGGCGGCGGGCGCGAAGTGA